The Rissa tridactyla isolate bRisTri1 chromosome 6, bRisTri1.patW.cur.20221130, whole genome shotgun sequence genome includes a region encoding these proteins:
- the LOC128911822 gene encoding mucin-2-like isoform X3: MAGQRGGLSLPLLLLLLSLAVPDLAPGTTVMGVTATMSQALPTSPTPTETLALLPTTASNTTAAIIAPSRSETSSPEVLTGDSGEETNATTAPGSSPAASSITTQQARGGIAYSTPSSSASTMAQADPTPTELGLTTSPSTPTTTAATTSCAETTIFTSVGTSTALAITSFGVETRTTVTDVTATMSPALPTSLTPIKTSALMLTTDSTTTGTIPPSSPETGSSTLERSSTPLGIGSTSPHTVSPPTTPAPTASSSETLVTSVDTTATSDTSTGNTPTPSQTVRTMSGTTPGISTTVGPTPGTSTAPETPSTATGTKPSSPATDPTQTTEVTRSTRASLPTTPPVCPTITPNTRASHLFLSLRLTVPLELENTMVQELLLSELRRVLQTKFPCAGLAVEWRGKRRT; this comes from the exons AtggctgggcagagaggagggctgtccctgcccctgctgctgctgctgctgagcctcGCCGTGCCGGACCTTGCGCCGG GGACCACTGTCATGGGTGTGACAGCAACCATGTCCCAAGCCCTCCCTACATCCCCGACACCCACAGAGACCTTGGCACTGCTGCCCACCACCGCCTCCAACACCACTGCAGCCATCATCGCTCCCTCCAGATCTGAAACCTCCTCCCCAGAGGTGCTGACGGGTGACTCTGGGGAGGAGACCAATGCCACAACAGCTCCAgggagcagcccagcagcctccAGCATCACCACACAGCAGGCGAGGGGTGGCATAGCCTACAGCACTCCCAGCTCGTCTGCCAGCACCATGGCGCAGGCTGACCCCACTCCCACAGAGTTGGGGCTCACCACCAGCCCCTCAACCCCAACCACCACGGCCGCCACAACCAGCTGTGCCGAGACGACCATCTTCACGTCTGTGGGGACCAGCACGGCCCTGGCTATCACCTCGTTTGGAGTTGAAACGA GGACCACTGTCACAGATGTGACAGCAACCATGTCCCCGGCTCTTCCTACCTCTCTGACACCTATAAAGACCTCGGCACTGATGCTCACCACCGACTCCACCACCACAGgcaccatccctccctccagccctgaaACAGGATCCTCCACGCTGGAGAGATCCAGCACACCCCTGGGGATCGGCAGCACCTCACCTCACACCGTGTCCCCTCCCACCACACCAGCACCGACAGCTTCTTCGTCCGAGACCTTGGTGACCTCAGTGGACACCACGGCCACCTCTGATACCAGCACAGGGAACACCCCCACTCCCAGCCAGACGGTCAGGACCATGTCCGGGACCACCCCTGGCATCTCCACCACTGTGGGGCCAACCCCAGGCACCTCGACAGCACCTGAGACCCCAAGCACGGCGACGG GCACGAAGCCCTCTTCCCCTGCCACTGACCCAACCCAGACCACAGAGGTTACCCGCAGCACCCGTGCAAGCCTGCCAACGACGCCACCTGTCTGCCCTACCATCACGCCCAACACCA GAGCGTCTCACCTCTTTCTGTCGCTGCGGCTTACCGTTCCCCTGGAGCTGGAGAACACCATggtgcaggagctgctgttgtCCGAG ctccgTCGGGTCCTGCAGACGAAGTTCCCATGTGCTGGCCTGGCAGTGGAGTGgcgagggaagaggaggacctgA
- the LOC128911089 gene encoding deoxyribodipyrimidine photo-lyase-like isoform X1 translates to MRRGQGKRKAEGTELPPASRRRKEEEEAVQEARRRAAPSVREFKYNKKRVRLVSQGSDLKDDARCILYWMSRDQRVQDNWAFLYAQRLALKQKLPLHVCFCLVPKFLDATIRHYGFMLKGLQEVAEECAELNIPFHLLLGYAKDVLPAFVVERGVGGVVTDFCPLRLPRQWVENVRERLPEDVPFAQVDAHNIVPCWVASPKQEYSARTIRGKIHAQLPEFLTEFPPIIRHPHPPSCPAEPIAWEACYSSLQVDRTVKEVEWATPGTSAGLAVLQSFITERLKSFGSHRNDPNKAALSNLSPWFHFGQVSTQRAILEVQKHRGKYKESVDAFIEEAVVRRELAENFCYYNENYDSVQGAYDWAQTTLKLHAKDKRPFLYKLQELEQGTTHDPLWNAAQLQMVREGKMHGFLRMYWAKKILEWTRSPEEALHFAIYLNDRYELDGRDPNGYVGCLWSICGIHDQGWAERAIFGKIRYMNYAGCKRKFDVDQFERRYAPRTPSQ, encoded by the exons ATGCGGCGGGGGCAAGGGAAGCGAAAGGCCGAGGGCACGGAGCTGCCACCCGCTTCtcggaggaggaaggaggaagaggaggcggtGCAGGAGGCCCGGCGGAGGGCGGCCCCGTCCGTGAGAGAGTTCAAGTACAACAAAAAACGGGTCCGCCTCGTCTCGCAGGGCTCGGACCTGAAGGATGATGCTCGGTGCATCCTTTACTGGATGTCCCGGGACCAGCGGGTGCAAG ATAACTGGGCTTTCCTCTATGCCCAGCGCCTGGCCCTCAAACAGAAGCTGCCTCTGCACGTCTGCTTCTGCCTGGTGCCCAAATTCCTGGATGCTACCATCCGCCACTACGGCTTCATGCTGAAGGGCCTGCAGGAGGTGGCTGAG GAGTGTGCGGAGCTGAACATCCCCTTCCACTTGCTGCTGGGCTATGCCAAGGACGTGCTGCCTGCGTTTGTGGTGGAGCGTGGTGTGGGTGGGGTGGTGACAGACTTCTGTCCCCTTCGCCTTCCCCGGCAGTGGGTGGAAAATGTCAGAGAGCGGTTACCAGAGGATGTGCCATTTGCACAG GTTGATGCCCACAACATCGTGCCCTGCTGGGTCGCCTCCCCCAAGCAGGAGTACAGCGCCAGGACCATCCGGGGCAAGATCCATGCTCAGCTCCCCGAGTTCCTCACTGAGTTCCCTCCCATCATTCGTCACCCGCATCCCCCGTCCTGCCCAGCAGAG CCCATCGCTTGGGAGGCCTGTTATTCCAGCTTGCAGGTGGACCGCACTGTGAAGGAGGTGGAGTGGGCAACCCCTGGCACATCTGCagggctggctgtgctgcagtcCTTCATCACAGAGCGGCTGAAATCCTTTGGCTCTCACCGGAATGACCCCAACAAGGCAGCGCTCAGCAACCTGTCCCCGTGGTTCCACTTCG gCCAGGTTTCCACCCAACGAGCCATCCTGGAGGTGCAGAAGCACCGGGGCAAGTACAAGGAGTCAGTGGATGCATTCATAGAGGAAGCTGTGGTGCGGCGGGAGCTGGCTGAAAACTTTTGCTACTACAATGAGAACTATGACAGCGTGCAAG GTGCCTATGACTGGGCACAAACCACTCTGAAGCTCCATGCCAAAGACAAGAGGCCATTTCTCTAcaagctgcaggagctggagcagggaacCACACACGACCCACTCTGGAACGCTGCCCAG CTCCAAATGGTCCGGGAGGGCAAGATGCATGGCTTCCTGCGGATGTATTGGGCCAAGAAGATCCTGGAGTGGACCCGGTCCCCCGAGGAGGCCCTGCACTTTGCCATCTACCTCAACGACCGCTACGAGCTGGACGGGAGGGACCCCAACGGATACGTAG GCTGCCTCTGGTCCATCTGTGGCATACACGACCAGGGCTGGGCAGAGCGGGCCATCTTCGGGAAGATACGCTACATGAACTACGCCGGCTGCAAGCGCAAGTTTGACGTGGACCAGTTCGAGCGTCGCTATGCCCCCCGCACGCCCTCCCAGTGA
- the LOC128911822 gene encoding mucin-2-like isoform X2, with protein MGVTATMSQALPTSPTPTETLALLPTTASNTTAAIIAPSRSETSSPEVLTGDSGEETNATTAPGSSPAASSITTQQARGGIAYSTPSSSASTMAQADPTPTELGLTTSPSTPTTTAATTSCAETTIFTSVGTSTALAITSFGVETNTLDELSATPPDTTGSLLTSTGVPGSTPTPSQPVGTTATTSPGTSPSIAPETPSAAAGTTVTDVTATMSPALPTSLTPIKTSALMLTTDSTTTGTIPPSSPETGSSTLERSSTPLGIGSTSPHTVSPPTTPAPTASSSETLVTSVDTTATSDTSTGNTPTPSQTVRTMSGTTPGISTTVGPTPGTSTAPETPSTATGTKPSSPATDPTQTTEVTRSTRASLPTTPPVCPTITPNTRASHLFLSLRLTVPLELENTMVQELLLSELRRVLQTKFPCAGLAVEWRGKRRT; from the exons ATGGGTGTGACAGCAACCATGTCCCAAGCCCTCCCTACATCCCCGACACCCACAGAGACCTTGGCACTGCTGCCCACCACCGCCTCCAACACCACTGCAGCCATCATCGCTCCCTCCAGATCTGAAACCTCCTCCCCAGAGGTGCTGACGGGTGACTCTGGGGAGGAGACCAATGCCACAACAGCTCCAgggagcagcccagcagcctccAGCATCACCACACAGCAGGCGAGGGGTGGCATAGCCTACAGCACTCCCAGCTCGTCTGCCAGCACCATGGCGCAGGCTGACCCCACTCCCACAGAGTTGGGGCTCACCACCAGCCCCTCAACCCCAACCACCACGGCCGCCACAACCAGCTGTGCCGAGACGACCATCTTCACGTCTGTGGGGACCAGCACGGCCCTGGCTATCACCTCGTTTGGAGTTGAAACGA ACACTTTGGACGAGCTCTCGGCCACCCCGCCTGACACCACGGGGTCCCTCCTTACCAGCACGGGGGTCCCTGGGAGCACCCCTACCCCCAGCCAGCCAGTGGGGACCACGGCCACCACCAGCCCTGGTACCTCCCCCTCGATAGCACCGGAGACTCCCAGTGCCGCCGCGG GGACCACTGTCACAGATGTGACAGCAACCATGTCCCCGGCTCTTCCTACCTCTCTGACACCTATAAAGACCTCGGCACTGATGCTCACCACCGACTCCACCACCACAGgcaccatccctccctccagccctgaaACAGGATCCTCCACGCTGGAGAGATCCAGCACACCCCTGGGGATCGGCAGCACCTCACCTCACACCGTGTCCCCTCCCACCACACCAGCACCGACAGCTTCTTCGTCCGAGACCTTGGTGACCTCAGTGGACACCACGGCCACCTCTGATACCAGCACAGGGAACACCCCCACTCCCAGCCAGACGGTCAGGACCATGTCCGGGACCACCCCTGGCATCTCCACCACTGTGGGGCCAACCCCAGGCACCTCGACAGCACCTGAGACCCCAAGCACGGCGACGG GCACGAAGCCCTCTTCCCCTGCCACTGACCCAACCCAGACCACAGAGGTTACCCGCAGCACCCGTGCAAGCCTGCCAACGACGCCACCTGTCTGCCCTACCATCACGCCCAACACCA GAGCGTCTCACCTCTTTCTGTCGCTGCGGCTTACCGTTCCCCTGGAGCTGGAGAACACCATggtgcaggagctgctgttgtCCGAG ctccgTCGGGTCCTGCAGACGAAGTTCCCATGTGCTGGCCTGGCAGTGGAGTGgcgagggaagaggaggacctgA
- the LOC128911822 gene encoding mucin-2-like isoform X1 → MAGQRGGLSLPLLLLLLSLAVPDLAPGTTVMGVTATMSQALPTSPTPTETLALLPTTASNTTAAIIAPSRSETSSPEVLTGDSGEETNATTAPGSSPAASSITTQQARGGIAYSTPSSSASTMAQADPTPTELGLTTSPSTPTTTAATTSCAETTIFTSVGTSTALAITSFGVETNTLDELSATPPDTTGSLLTSTGVPGSTPTPSQPVGTTATTSPGTSPSIAPETPSAAAGTTVTDVTATMSPALPTSLTPIKTSALMLTTDSTTTGTIPPSSPETGSSTLERSSTPLGIGSTSPHTVSPPTTPAPTASSSETLVTSVDTTATSDTSTGNTPTPSQTVRTMSGTTPGISTTVGPTPGTSTAPETPSTATGTKPSSPATDPTQTTEVTRSTRASLPTTPPVCPTITPNTRASHLFLSLRLTVPLELENTMVQELLLSELRRVLQTKFPCAGLAVEWRGKRRT, encoded by the exons AtggctgggcagagaggagggctgtccctgcccctgctgctgctgctgctgagcctcGCCGTGCCGGACCTTGCGCCGG GGACCACTGTCATGGGTGTGACAGCAACCATGTCCCAAGCCCTCCCTACATCCCCGACACCCACAGAGACCTTGGCACTGCTGCCCACCACCGCCTCCAACACCACTGCAGCCATCATCGCTCCCTCCAGATCTGAAACCTCCTCCCCAGAGGTGCTGACGGGTGACTCTGGGGAGGAGACCAATGCCACAACAGCTCCAgggagcagcccagcagcctccAGCATCACCACACAGCAGGCGAGGGGTGGCATAGCCTACAGCACTCCCAGCTCGTCTGCCAGCACCATGGCGCAGGCTGACCCCACTCCCACAGAGTTGGGGCTCACCACCAGCCCCTCAACCCCAACCACCACGGCCGCCACAACCAGCTGTGCCGAGACGACCATCTTCACGTCTGTGGGGACCAGCACGGCCCTGGCTATCACCTCGTTTGGAGTTGAAACGA ACACTTTGGACGAGCTCTCGGCCACCCCGCCTGACACCACGGGGTCCCTCCTTACCAGCACGGGGGTCCCTGGGAGCACCCCTACCCCCAGCCAGCCAGTGGGGACCACGGCCACCACCAGCCCTGGTACCTCCCCCTCGATAGCACCGGAGACTCCCAGTGCCGCCGCGG GGACCACTGTCACAGATGTGACAGCAACCATGTCCCCGGCTCTTCCTACCTCTCTGACACCTATAAAGACCTCGGCACTGATGCTCACCACCGACTCCACCACCACAGgcaccatccctccctccagccctgaaACAGGATCCTCCACGCTGGAGAGATCCAGCACACCCCTGGGGATCGGCAGCACCTCACCTCACACCGTGTCCCCTCCCACCACACCAGCACCGACAGCTTCTTCGTCCGAGACCTTGGTGACCTCAGTGGACACCACGGCCACCTCTGATACCAGCACAGGGAACACCCCCACTCCCAGCCAGACGGTCAGGACCATGTCCGGGACCACCCCTGGCATCTCCACCACTGTGGGGCCAACCCCAGGCACCTCGACAGCACCTGAGACCCCAAGCACGGCGACGG GCACGAAGCCCTCTTCCCCTGCCACTGACCCAACCCAGACCACAGAGGTTACCCGCAGCACCCGTGCAAGCCTGCCAACGACGCCACCTGTCTGCCCTACCATCACGCCCAACACCA GAGCGTCTCACCTCTTTCTGTCGCTGCGGCTTACCGTTCCCCTGGAGCTGGAGAACACCATggtgcaggagctgctgttgtCCGAG ctccgTCGGGTCCTGCAGACGAAGTTCCCATGTGCTGGCCTGGCAGTGGAGTGgcgagggaagaggaggacctgA
- the LOC128911089 gene encoding deoxyribodipyrimidine photo-lyase-like isoform X2 produces MRRGQGKRKAEGTELPPASRRRKEEEEAVQEARRRAAPSVREFKYNKKRVRLVSQGSDLKDDARCILYWMSRDQRVQDNWAFLYAQRLALKQKLPLHVCFCLVPKFLDATIRHYGFMLKGLQEVAEVDAHNIVPCWVASPKQEYSARTIRGKIHAQLPEFLTEFPPIIRHPHPPSCPAEPIAWEACYSSLQVDRTVKEVEWATPGTSAGLAVLQSFITERLKSFGSHRNDPNKAALSNLSPWFHFGQVSTQRAILEVQKHRGKYKESVDAFIEEAVVRRELAENFCYYNENYDSVQGAYDWAQTTLKLHAKDKRPFLYKLQELEQGTTHDPLWNAAQLQMVREGKMHGFLRMYWAKKILEWTRSPEEALHFAIYLNDRYELDGRDPNGYVGCLWSICGIHDQGWAERAIFGKIRYMNYAGCKRKFDVDQFERRYAPRTPSQ; encoded by the exons ATGCGGCGGGGGCAAGGGAAGCGAAAGGCCGAGGGCACGGAGCTGCCACCCGCTTCtcggaggaggaaggaggaagaggaggcggtGCAGGAGGCCCGGCGGAGGGCGGCCCCGTCCGTGAGAGAGTTCAAGTACAACAAAAAACGGGTCCGCCTCGTCTCGCAGGGCTCGGACCTGAAGGATGATGCTCGGTGCATCCTTTACTGGATGTCCCGGGACCAGCGGGTGCAAG ATAACTGGGCTTTCCTCTATGCCCAGCGCCTGGCCCTCAAACAGAAGCTGCCTCTGCACGTCTGCTTCTGCCTGGTGCCCAAATTCCTGGATGCTACCATCCGCCACTACGGCTTCATGCTGAAGGGCCTGCAGGAGGTGGCTGAG GTTGATGCCCACAACATCGTGCCCTGCTGGGTCGCCTCCCCCAAGCAGGAGTACAGCGCCAGGACCATCCGGGGCAAGATCCATGCTCAGCTCCCCGAGTTCCTCACTGAGTTCCCTCCCATCATTCGTCACCCGCATCCCCCGTCCTGCCCAGCAGAG CCCATCGCTTGGGAGGCCTGTTATTCCAGCTTGCAGGTGGACCGCACTGTGAAGGAGGTGGAGTGGGCAACCCCTGGCACATCTGCagggctggctgtgctgcagtcCTTCATCACAGAGCGGCTGAAATCCTTTGGCTCTCACCGGAATGACCCCAACAAGGCAGCGCTCAGCAACCTGTCCCCGTGGTTCCACTTCG gCCAGGTTTCCACCCAACGAGCCATCCTGGAGGTGCAGAAGCACCGGGGCAAGTACAAGGAGTCAGTGGATGCATTCATAGAGGAAGCTGTGGTGCGGCGGGAGCTGGCTGAAAACTTTTGCTACTACAATGAGAACTATGACAGCGTGCAAG GTGCCTATGACTGGGCACAAACCACTCTGAAGCTCCATGCCAAAGACAAGAGGCCATTTCTCTAcaagctgcaggagctggagcagggaacCACACACGACCCACTCTGGAACGCTGCCCAG CTCCAAATGGTCCGGGAGGGCAAGATGCATGGCTTCCTGCGGATGTATTGGGCCAAGAAGATCCTGGAGTGGACCCGGTCCCCCGAGGAGGCCCTGCACTTTGCCATCTACCTCAACGACCGCTACGAGCTGGACGGGAGGGACCCCAACGGATACGTAG GCTGCCTCTGGTCCATCTGTGGCATACACGACCAGGGCTGGGCAGAGCGGGCCATCTTCGGGAAGATACGCTACATGAACTACGCCGGCTGCAAGCGCAAGTTTGACGTGGACCAGTTCGAGCGTCGCTATGCCCCCCGCACGCCCTCCCAGTGA